The following DNA comes from Musa acuminata AAA Group cultivar baxijiao chromosome BXJ1-4, Cavendish_Baxijiao_AAA, whole genome shotgun sequence.
GTTCATGGTGACAGGGTGTTTGCGTGATCACGATTATGCACATGGTAGTGATAATAGTAGCCATAAAAACTTTATTGAGAACATGAGACTTCTGCTTTGTATCTGAATAATCCATTTCTGAGAGAAGATGGAAAAGGGTTAGAGCTGATACATACAAGCATCTTCCTATTTGATGCATGCATGTGTAATAACAATCCAAAATATATTCATCTGCATTTGTTCAGAAACTGAatctcaaacatgatgtatatgaCCTAAATTGACCGATTTCCATATGAGTAAATTTTAGAGACACTTTTATTGGTGACTAATCTGTAGACGAACAAATTGCTCCAGTAAGGAAGAAAAGCAGCAGTATAAATGTGATCCTAAACTTGAGCCAATTTATCAACCATCACAATAAGTTATTCCACAAAACTATATAGCCTTCACTTTTAGGAACATCGGAGACAGACCTGAAAAGGACCAGGATCTACCAGCCCTGGGCTGAGCTCTTCTGTTGTTTGACAGCATCTTAGAAAAGCCGCTCGAACGAAGAGGAGAGAACTGAAGGCTTTTGTCTTGCAAAATTAATCAACCCTGCTTAACCTATCAAGCCCAGCATCTGCCATCAGAAGCTTCCTGTTCACTAGACATTAGCGCACATTAACTCAAATCAATCAAAACTAAAACCTACAAAAAAGACATCAGAGGCCACGATCGAAGTTgtataaaatgtcacaattagcaTTAATCAATGTTAGGAAACCCTAAAATAGAACGGAGCAACTGAAATAATTCACATCGTAGACGTCTTAGAGAATGAAAGCGATCTAGAAGCCAGATTCAACCACATCTGACAAAATAGAGTGATCTAATGCCAAAAGAAGAAATCGAAACTAGAGCCAAAATCTCACCTTTAATCGGTGAAAAAATTGCTGGAGTAAGAAAAGAACGGGGACAAACCCCAAAATAGCAGAACAGAGCTCCCGAACCCACAGATTTGGAACACCAAGGAACGCTACCAAAGCAAAACATCGACTTTTTACCACTGTGGTGCCGGCACCATGAATCGCCTTCAATTCCAGCCAAGAAACCCGAAATTTCCGAAGAAAACCTCAAGAAACGAGTCTTAAGAAGGCGAAACCCACCTGGGATCAAGGGAAGAACAGACGAACGAGGAAGAGAGCAGCGAGGGAATAGCGAGGAGAAAGATGGGGAAAAGGCATCGAACCGAGGTTTGGCTCACATGTTCTTGAACTCGTCTAGGAATCAACACAGTCTTCTGCTTTCTTTTTGATCTTTTACAGTTCACTCCTCAGCGAGTGAAACATTCTCTTCGTTTCCTTTCGGTAATAATCTCTGGGAATTACCGACGACGGAGGACTCGATGCTTGTGGCTTTTGCATGGAAGGAGGACAAGAAGCAGCAATAATTGATGGTGGCCAACACCAAGTGTTTTCGAAGAAATGAAAGTTGAATCCATTTGCCATCGTTTCATCAATTAATTATGTAAACAAACATAATAAAACCTATGTATTGGAAAAATGGATTTCCAGTACGGACTCGAATAAACTCTCTCGAGAAGAATCGCATCCATCTGAAAAGAAGGAATCATAAGAGAGACACACAGAGCTCTATCTGTCCTTGCAAAGAAGGAATCATACAAATGACTTGACATATAATATATTTCGAAACCCGAAAGAAATTTCACGTGATGTGTTACGAGTTAGGTGCGTAATAATTCCCATCACGGCGATACAACCACTCTTTTGGCCTCTCATAGAAGACGGCTGCAAAAACTAGTAGTACGACGACCTTCCACCGGATGACGCCGCCCCGTGGCATGGCTTTACGGTGATGGATCGATCAACATACGTTCCACCGGCAGTCGTTGAGACGATAAAGGTAGTGCAACGTCGTACAAGAAGAAAAACGTGATGTTTTGATGCAAATGCACCGACGACGGTCGGTGGACGCAAATACTATGAGACGATGCTGCCAGCCAGCGGGTGAATCAATGGTCGAACGGCAATGCAACAACAAACACACACCCACCCACCCGCCCGACAAGCATATAACTAATGGATTAACACAGATAACTCTGACCAAAATCCGAGAAAGAATAACACCTGGATATAAGATTGAGAAATCAGATGAAAAAGATGATGACTACCCTCGTTGCAACTATGCTAAATCTGGGCAGCAGCGGAAGAATCCTCAGATGGAAGCACCACTACAAATGAAAGGATATAGGTTACATAATGAAAATGATTCGACAAAGACATGCCACCAAGTCCCACAAAGTATACAAACTTTCTTTAATTGTAGCATAGTGAAAATAAGAACATGCCACTTTGCACACTAAAATAAAAGGTTGAATTTGAGCATCCACATTAAAATTTGAAGTCTGAATCACAACCAAACAGGGGTGAATGCAGAACAGAAACAGTGTGATGACTTTGCCAATTACAAGTGCATGTCATAATCACTCATCCTGGCTAGGATATGCCCCCTGACTAACCAATGCCTAAAAAGGGATTTTGCAAGCACAACACAAACCCTTCACTTAAAGAGAGTAAGTGCGCTAGTGACAGAAACTGCATATCTTTTGTCAGAGATGTGTCCGTGTGGAGTTCAAATACAGGGCACTAATATTAATTCCAGGCACAACTCCTGACTGATTTCGAAGCATATGTACAAGCAGGCAGTATTACATTCCAATACAGGGGCTAACACAAcaacataaaaagaaaagaagctaTAATCTTACCATAATCCTACAAATCCCATGCTGCATCGTCTCGATATGCTACGAACAGGGCTCGGTTAATTGAAGAGCCACAAATGTGAGAAAAGAAAACCATTCTAGCACACAATAAAAAGCCATCTAACTAACCCCTCCAGGTGCATCAACCAGGAACTGATTCAGAGGTTGCAGGACCACTGCAACTACCATGTGCGCGAAAACCAGTAATAGGCATCGACGTCTGAGCAAAATCAAGTAACACCTCACGCTGGTGCTCATTTGTATGAGGAAGGCTCGCTCGTAACAGATCGATAGGCATCTCCCTGCTTATAGCTCTGGATGCATCAGATCCAATAACTGCATCGTTTGGTGCCTGAATAAGTAACATTTGCAGAATACTGTCATATTTACTCCAGCAATATTTAGTAAGGAGCCCAAAGAAAGCATCAAATGATGCCTGCCACAGACTTCGGTTAGAGATGCTGCAACTGTTTGCAGAATGGGGGTCTGTCAGAAGATTGGTTGCCTGGTCAAGAACGGATATTATGAGGATGGTGGCTCCATCACCAGCTGAACTTCCAACTGAACGAAGGGGTGGTTGTTCAGGTGAACAGACCACAGCAGCAAGGCAAGCACTGAGTGCACTTAATTCCATATTGCACACACATAGAGAAACAGCTTTCACGAGATTGGCTAACGTTTCTGCCGCACTGGAATCAGAAGGTAAACCACCAAACAGAAACCTCAGGTGTCGGAAAATAGCCATGCAGACCACTCGTGCAAGATCACTTCCAGATTTGAGAAGTCGAAGATAGCGCGATAGGAGCTTGCGACCCTTGGCAAGAGAGACTATACGAAGGAAAACAATGTCATCTTTTGGGCCAAGCCCAACTGAATGACCAGCCTTACTGGGGGCAAGTGGATCAACAAGATTAAGTGATGCCGCAAGCCCTTCCAAGAAAATCTGTCTTCTCCTCCTCAGCTGCAATCCACCATCTTGTGGCGGGTTGAACTGCAAAAGCCGATCAATATCATCTACACCGAGAAGAAGGCAGATAGCATCTTCAATGGTGATTCTAGCTGCCAACATCGGCTCGCACTCAAGTGGCTTCATGGAAGACTTCTGTTCATGGATGCCATCACCCAACGAGGATGATATATCAACTTCAACAAGAGGGCGAGGTCTACGAATCGAAGAGAGTATAACTCTACCCAGTGCATCAATCTGAACATGTGTGTGTGATATATTACCACCACGTGACCGAGAAGGCGGATCTTTTGTACCTGTTGGGCAGAAATTGTGCTTCAGCCTTGCAGATGATTTTTTTGCAAGACAAGCCTGGTGGTAATAGTCATCAATGTAAGGATCACTTGTGTGACTTGAGGCGTTCTGCATTCTCAAGATGTTTTCTATCTCTTCAGGTGACATGTACCTTGATCTAATCTGTGGCCATTTATTGTCAGTTCTCACGTTGCCAGTATCAGATGACTGGCGAGAAAATCTCATATTCTGTTTTCCTCTTTGTGATGCTTTGGATCTATGGTCTCTCATATCAGACATGGGAAAAGCCAGATCAAACTTGTTCCTTAACTGTGGAGGGGAACCATGGGGGTTGAATTTAGTCTGCAAGTGGGAGAAATGGGGAAGAGATGGCTGGACCTGTTGCATTCTCTGTAGTTGGTGCTGCGATAATATTTGTGAAGTTCTCAAGTTGCTTGGTAGAGATAATTGTTGCTGTAGCAAGTTAGGCAACAAACTGTCACTCGATAATAGGCTAGATTGGTTCAGTAAATTGTTCATTGACCGGCTACTTATTGCAGGGCCAGGAGGAATAATCTGGGATATGTCTGCACCATAGTGAAATCCATGAGTTAACCCTCCCAATTGTTGCTGAGAATCAGAATAAGGGGTGAGACTTGGGCCAGGCAGTTGGAGCCCAGCAGCAAGAGAAGGAATGCTCAAGTGCCGTGTTAGGTTCGTCAACGGCAGAGATCCTCCACTGGATAGAGAGTAGGAAGTGAAAAATGGATCAGGTATGAGAATTGGTTCTTGGGTATattgctgccgctgtcgctgctgctgctgctgctgctgttgttgctgctgctgctgctgagggtATGAAGATGTTCTGTACAGTGGTTTGGATTCTGAAAGCTGACTATAAGAGGGACGCGGCTGTGACCACCATCTTTTACCTTCCTGAATGTTTTCAGCATCTAATATTCGCTGATCAATCCAGTTTGAGTAGTCTCCCTCCAGTGTCCAGTCAGCAGTTGAAGAACCTGAAACAAAAAGGAGACTAGTCCCTGATCACATCATGTGCCAGAAAGAAACACAGAACAAAAACATTTTTTCCTAACCAAAGAAGAAAGAGCTAATAAATCTAGTTATAGATATTCATGAGCACCCCGAGACATGTGACAAAAGAATACACGAGGAAACACCACGGAAACTCAAGAAATTGCAAAACaggaaaagttcaaaaaaaaacaTGACACTAAAGATGCTTTAAATATCAGCTATCCAAATACAAAAAAACCTTATGATGATTGAAACATGGAAAACAATGATCTTTATTTAGTTTTACCAGTAAAAAGAAAAATGTCCAACTTTTCTCATATAATACCTTTTTGCCAACGATGGTTGTAGTTACTGTAGAATCTAGAATTGGTGGACTTTGTATTCTTGCTAAGTAACGTGACCCTAGCCAAGTCTGATTTAGGATCTGATGTGGAGTTTCAAATCTCGTCGGTTGGTATCTGATAGCAGCAGGATTGTATATCGAATAGGTTAGGCTAAGTAACTCAACCCTAGCCAAGTCTGATTTGGGATCCGATGCGAAGTTTCAGATAGAGATTCTCTTCTAACCAGGATTTATCAGAAAGAATAGACATAGAACACATTTTAGCAAGTCTTTAGAACAAATGTACATATATTAAAGCCATATAACCAAAGAAATCCTCAATCAGTAAGAATGTCTGTTCAGAAAAGGATAGCCATGAAAAAGACATTTGCATGACATCCATAGCAATTGATTTTTAAAAAATCACTATTCACTTGTAAAAAGAAATTGACTATCATCATTCTTACTGATAAAAGGATATATGCTTATATACCAATACAAGCCATTATAAAATTCAGAACAGCTTCAAAATTCATCCATGGTTATGTTAATGGAAGATATCCAAAACCCATGCTGAATAGAATAAAGATGGTAAAACAAAATTACTCACTTTCTCTAGAAAAAGATCCTCTATCACCAATAACTCCTGCACCTTTTGGGTCATTTACAACTCTGTTCAACTGAAGATAAATACAGAATTCTTAGTCGACAAgtgaacaaataataataatcattacTAAATTAATAAAAAGATTTATCATGACTCAATGACTAGTATCCAGTACACAGATGCAAAATAACAGGCAAACTAATGGCTGTTCTGGAAAAGTTTAAGTTGAACATCATTGAAATGAGGCATTTTAGACAAAATTTGAATGACATGCACTTCCATTCATTTGCTCTGAAGTCACAAATCTACTAGCTCCTACAAGAACATGGTGCAACCAAGTTTAGTCCTTTGATAAACTCAAACTGCAGAACACTCCAGCAGGCTGAATGGCCAAAACAACCAGCACTTTAAACCCAAAGTTATATAAGCTTTTATTAACAAAAAGGAAAGCAATAAAGGTCGCATGCACCTCCAACTATGAAAAATAAGCTGTCCAAATTATTTGTACCTGTTCATACTTGAATTTACTTGAGAGAACAGATGTACCATgaaaaaaaacaacaaaataaaTCATATTCAGGAAATAACAGAAATTTGTTTATAAGCCATAACAATAGAAAATTTGAATATTTAGATAAACataaaagcatgaaagaaatagccaaatatcaaatatattGTGCACAACTGTTTTACATATATTGTGCACAACTGTTTTCCCTAACTACTAACGGACATATATCAATTGATTATAAACACAAGTCCTGAAAGAATGAATCCTACAGATCTGAACTCCACAGTTAGATTTTAGAGGCATTAGTCCAAAGTTGTCATGATGATGGAGACCATTACGCATAACAGTCAGCATCATTTAGCAAAAATGAATGGATGTTTCTTAAGTATAATTTAAGGTATGAGATAAATGGCCAGGCAAGCCATGCACTTCCAAAAGTTTCTAATGTGCATAAACATAAGTTTTAGAAAAACTACATCTACAAGACACTTAAACATTGGCCTAGTAATATAACTCTCAAAGAATCCCCACAATTCCTAGTAGACCCGAGCTCCAATCCCACAAAAAGAATCCCCACGATTCCTGACTCACAACTAACTCTATGCAGATTTACACTTCTATTTTTCCGTCCATATTGATTTCAATCTTAATTTGTTTTACTTTACGGACAAATCTTATCAAATAGACTATAGCATAAATAACACATGATTACGGGACTGTGCGATGAGGCTTCTGGACATAAACAAGCTTTGGGCTACAAAGTACAAACAAGTATAAACTTTGACACTATATTAAACTACCGTGTTGAATATAACAAGTTATTTTCATCAGCTCATGCTTATTTCCTAATACTAgcaattaaattattttagttaAAAGCTACAAAACGATATTAGCTTTCCTTATTTACAATTATCTCTTTTCCCTTCTTTTACATTTCATTAGTTTTAATAAACTCTATGATAGTACGGCAAACATATAACTCAAATTTCTATTGATCATTCGTGATTTATGCAAATGAAAACAACTATCAGAAAATAGTAGATTATACCAAGGTAAATATTGACCTTTGCAAAAGTGCTCGTGAGGTCATCAATATCAGACAGAGAACCTAATCCTTCAGCCTGCAAATGAAACGAGATACTAACAGGATGAGAATTGTAACCAAGAGAATTTGTATAATATGTCAAAGTAGGTAATATCAGCGCAAGCAATATGATTTCAAAACAAAGGCACCATGAAGACAAAAGAAACTACAGTGCAAGAACTTGCAGTATCATTTACTCAGCAGACGTAGACAATTGAGTCACCAAAGTGCCAAAACATAAGATGATCTTCAGTTATATTTGTTCCATGTCACAAACAGTGAAGCATTTCTGTGCAACCCAAAAGTGTCTTTTCCAAGTTTGTTAAAGACAGACAATTAAGTCATCAAAGTGCCAATACATAAGATGATCATCAGTTATATTTGTTCAATTTTAAAAACAGTGAAGCAATTCTGTGCGACCCAAAAGTGTCTTTTCCAAGTTTGTTAAAGACTTAATAACCATGCACGAATATAGCCCAACTCCAAAGATTCACAAGTTGTACATTCCAAGACACACAACAAGCTTATAGTTGtccatgaaaaaaaaaacttgacatCGATCCGTAATTACCAAGTACAGTTTCACAATCTTCGGAAGAAGAAGCTGATCACTAAAGAAACAATATATTGTGTGCCAACATTACATGTAACTTCAAACAACATATAAATGACATCAAGCAAGCGTACCTCATAAACGTCTTGTATTCCAGAAGGAAAAAAATCCTCTCTGTCTCCAGGAGGAGAGAAATGATACTCGTCCTTAATCCCACTAAAACCATCATGATCATTGTCATTGTCTTTTAAACCCCCTAACTCAACTTCGTCCATGACCGCCATGCCAAAGAATGCATATTGTGAGGCATCAAACATGGTATTATCTACAATAAGCAAAATTGCCAACCAGCCAGGTCAAATAACAAATAAAGGAATGCAATCTGATTAGTTTATGTTCGTACACATCGCAGCAAGTTACAGataattaaaagtaaaaaaaaggaaaaaagaggaaGCACTACAACAAAGCCAGATGAGCAAGCAATGGGTGAATTTAGGTGGAATCGAACCACAACTCATGATCAAACTGAATATACAAAAGAAACAACTCCATACTTCTGGTTGGGATTTGCACAAAGCACAGAAGCTGCAAAAGAGCTGTAGCAAATATCGGGATCTATATTCACACAACC
Coding sequences within:
- the LOC135671880 gene encoding protein PAT1 homolog 1-like; the protein is MTGGFEGEGGAPAGNPNRPPDDPRELRDAFADNTMFDASQYAFFGMAVMDEVELGGLKDNDNDHDGFSGIKDEYHFSPPGDREDFFPSGIQDVYEAEGLGSLSDIDDLTSTFAKLNRVVNDPKGAGVIGDRGSFSRESSSTADWTLEGDYSNWIDQRILDAENIQEGKRWWSQPRPSYSQLSESKPLYRTSSYPQQQQQQQQQQQQQQRQRQQYTQEPILIPDPFFTSYSLSSGGSLPLTNLTRHLSIPSLAAGLQLPGPSLTPYSDSQQQLGGLTHGFHYGADISQIIPPGPAISSRSMNNLLNQSSLLSSDSLLPNLLQQQLSLPSNLRTSQILSQHQLQRMQQVQPSLPHFSHLQTKFNPHGSPPQLRNKFDLAFPMSDMRDHRSKASQRGKQNMRFSRQSSDTGNVRTDNKWPQIRSRYMSPEEIENILRMQNASSHTSDPYIDDYYHQACLAKKSSARLKHNFCPTGTKDPPSRSRGGNISHTHVQIDALGRVILSSIRRPRPLVEVDISSSLGDGIHEQKSSMKPLECEPMLAARITIEDAICLLLGVDDIDRLLQFNPPQDGGLQLRRRRQIFLEGLAASLNLVDPLAPSKAGHSVGLGPKDDIVFLRIVSLAKGRKLLSRYLRLLKSGSDLARVVCMAIFRHLRFLFGGLPSDSSAAETLANLVKAVSLCVCNMELSALSACLAAVVCSPEQPPLRSVGSSAGDGATILIISVLDQATNLLTDPHSANSCSISNRSLWQASFDAFFGLLTKYCWSKYDSILQMLLIQAPNDAVIGSDASRAISREMPIDLLRASLPHTNEHQREVLLDFAQTSMPITGFRAHGSCSGPATSESVPG